Part of the Leptolyngbya boryana PCC 6306 genome is shown below.
ATCTTCAACGTTTCGCGTCAACTGCGCGATCGCATCCCAGTGGTTTTTCTAGAAAACTACGATATGGATCTCGCTAAATTCCTGGTATCTGGCGTTGATCTTTGGCTCAACACACCGCAAAGACCGCTCAAAGCTTCTGGAACGTCTGGCATGAAAGCTGCTCATAATGGTGTTCCAAGCTTTAGTATTCTCGACGGCTGGTGGATCGAAGGGCACATTGAGGGAATCACAGGTTGGTCAATTGGTGCAAAAGGGTCAGCAATCAATCCCTCAGAAGACTTGAATCGTGAGGATGCAGAGGATTTGTATCAAAAATTGAAGAACGTCATTGTGCCACTATTCTATCGAGAACGTGAACGCTGGGTAGATGTAATGCGGCATTCGATCGCTTTGAATGCTTCGTTTTTTAACACGCACCGAATGGTACAACAATACGTCACGAATGCCTATCTATCGTGAAATGGCTGAAACACTCTAGTTGAGCTAGACCATTCCTCCAGACAACTGCTTTCATCTTCATCACAGTCGTTTATTACTCTCAATAAATTATGACAGTCATTCCTGTAAAACAGACCGCTTCCCTTACCGCAGAAGAACTGCGTAAAATGCAGGCTTACTGGCAAGCAGCGAACTATCTTTCAGTTGGACAAATCTATCTTCTCGATAATCCGCTCTTGCGTGAACCGCTCAAATTGGAACACGTTAAACCCAGACTCCTGGGACATTGGGGAACAACGCCTGGACTGAATCTAATTTATGTGCATTTCAATCGATTGATTAAACGCCATGATTTAAACGTCATCTACGTTGCAGGTCCGGGGCATGGCGGTCCTGGTTTGGTTGCCAATACCTACCTAGAAGGTACTTATAGCGAATTCTACCCCAACATTTCTCAAGACCTTGAGGGAATGAAACTACTGTTTAAGCAGTTCTCCTTTCCTGGAGGCATTCCCAGCCATGTTGCTCCTGAAACACCTGGCTCTATTCACGAGGGTGGTGAACTGGGCTATGCCTTGCTTCATGCTTATGGTGCTGCGTTTGATAATCCTGATTTGCTGGTTTGCTGTGTTGTGGGAGACGGTGAAGCTGAAACAGGAGCACTGGCAACCAGTTGGCATTCTAACAAGTTCCTCAATCCAGCCCGTGATGGCGCAGTTCTACCGATCTTGCACCTGAACGGCTACAAGATCGCCAATCCAACGATTCTGGCGCGGCTCGACCAAGAGGAACTAGAGGCTCTATTTGTGGGATATGGCTATAAACCGTATTTTGTGGAGGGAGATGATCCTGAAACGGTACATCAACTGTTAGCAGGGACGCTGGATACGATCGTTGCCGAAATCAAAACGATTCAGCAGGATGCCCGCATCAATGGCTTCTCTAAACGTCCTCGCCATCCCATGTTAATTCTACGCACCCCCAAAGGCTGGACAGGTCCCAAAATAGTCGATGGTATTCCTGTCGAAAATACGTTCCGATCGCACCAAGTTCCTTTGGCTGAGTTGGCAAGTCAACCTGAGCATCTCAAACTTCTAGAAGACTGGCTGCGAAGCTATCAACCTGAAAAACTGTTTGACCAGACTGGCAAACTGATTGAGGAACTGGCAGAACTTGCGCCTCAAGGCGATCGCCGCATGGGGGCTAATCCTCATGCCAATGGGGGATTGCTCCTCAAAGATCTGAAATTGCCGAACTTCCGAGACTACGCCGTTGAAGTTCCAAACCCTGGCACAACAACAGCAGAATCAACTCGAATCATGGGACAGTTCTTGCGCGATGTGATGAAACTGAACCTCGATCGCCAGAATTTTCGAGTTATGAGTCCCGATGAAAACAACTCAAATCGATGGAATGCAATCCTGGAAGTGATCGATCGCGTTTCTACGGCTGAAATTTTGCCGACTGATGACCATCTTTCTCCTGATGGTCGGGTGATAGAAGTTCTGAGTGAGCAGATGTGCCAGGGCTGGCTAGAAGGATATCTGTTGACGGGTCGCCACGGATTTTTCTCTTGCTATGAGGCATTCATCCACATCATTGATTCGATGTTCAATCAACACGCTAAATGGTTGAAAGTCACTCGTCATATTCCTTGGCGTCGATCGATTGCATCTCTGAACTATCTACTAACCTCCCATGTTTGGCGACAAGACCACAATGGATTTTCACACCAAGATCCTGGCTTTATCGATCATGTGGTTAACAAAAAAGCAGATGTCATTCGAGTTTATCTACCTCCAGACGCGAACACGCTTCTTTCAGTGACTGATCATTGTTTACGAAGTCGTCACTATGTCAATCTGATTATTGCCGGAAAACAACCAGAGCTACAGTGGCTCGATATGGAGTCCGCAATTAAACACTGCACTGCTGGCATTGGCATCTGGGAATGGGCGAGCAATGACCGAGGTAGTGAACCTGATGTCGTGATGGGATGTGCCGGAGATGTGCCAACCCTTGAAACATTGGCAGCCGTTGATCTGTTACGTCAACACTTTCCCGACTTAAAAGTGCGGGTTGTGAATGTGGTAGATCTGATGAAACTTCAACCTGAGGAGGAACATCCTCATGGATTAAGCCATAAAGAATTTGACACCATCTTCACAACTGATAAGCCCATTGTGTTTGCCTATCACGGCTATCCCTGGCTCATCCACCGCTTGACCTACCGTCGCACCAATCATAAAAATCTTCATGTGCGGGGATACAAGGAAGAAGGAACCACAACCACTCCGTTCGATATGGTGGTACTCAATGATTTAGACCGCTTTCATCTCGTTCTTGATGTCATTGATCGAGTGCCCAAACTGGGTTACACAGCCGCCTATACTCAGCAATTCATCCGCGACAAGCTGATTGAACATAGACAGTACATCACTCAATACGGTGAGGATATGCCTGAAATCCGCAACTGGAAATGGCAGCACTAATTGATCACTATTTTGGAGATAAACCTGTTTGGAAGTGAATAGGGAGCAAAATGAAGTCATGGAACCAAAATTGCTAGTAACACTGCCATCTCATTCCCCTTCTCCAGGCGATCGTGGGGCGGTAACGTCCTCTGCCCCAGATTCAAGTCTGCTGATTCCGGCTGGTTTTGTCATCCTCTCAGCGATCGCGATTTCAATTTATGTCTTCATACCTAAACAGATACATCAGGCTGCACTTGACTTGAAATGCCGTTCCAAAGTCCCGTGTCGTCACTGTCGGTATTTTAGCCACAACAATTATCTCCGATGCAGCGTTCATCCGACAACCGCAATGACTGAGAAAGCCATTGATTGTCAGGATTATGATCCAATTGTTAGGAGTAACCGTTGAAAACGATTCTGCGAGGAAGTAAATGAATCACCCTGCACTGCTTTTTTGGAATATTTCAGTTGCGGAATCGCTTCAACAATTGCAAACTACCCCGAATGGGCTAACGAATGACGAGGTGGCACGACGACTCACACGCTACGGATTTAATCGGCTCAAACCTAAACAGCAGTCAACCATCCTCACGTTGCTATTGGCACAGTTCAAAAGTCTGATATCCTCATTCTGATCTTTGCTGCTTAGAACTGGATGGTTTATTGAATCGATCATTTCTGCTTCGATGATTGTACTGGTGATTCGCACTCGCAAGCCATTCTTCAAAAGTCAACCTGGCAGACTCTTATTAATTGCAACCTTGCTAGTTGCAGGAGGCACGCTCCTTATGCCATTTACTCCACTAGCGACCCCGTTTAATTTTCAACTTTTGCCTATCTCGTTTTTCTTACTGATAGGCATAATTATTATAGTTTATATTGTAGTGGCAGATACTATGAAGCGCTTCTTCTATCAACGAGTCAAGTTTTGAAATTTTGAGAGGTTAACTCAATGCATGAACATAATCTTGCAGAAGCTTCGGTAACGTTTGATCAACAGAAAAAACATAGCAACTTCTTGATTTGGATCAATCGTCTGATTGGAACAGTAGTCATGTTCATAGCCTGTTTAGCCGTCTGCCATTTTGCTGGAATCATCCATTTAAATCCTGGTCATTTCTAGATCACCTAAGAAGCGGTCTTAACCAGGCTCCTGCTATGGACTAGTCATGGGACGCTCTAAAAATTCTCACTTCAACCGATATAGCCAAATTGCTAACATTGTTGCTCGTCATGGGCTTGGGTATTTTGTTGGCATCCTCGGATTAGAACGCTTTGTTCCTTTTCATCAGGGATTACTGGGTCATTCCCGCCGGACAGAGCCTTACACTCAGCCTGAACATATCCGTATGGCATTTGAGGAATTAGGTCCAACCTTCATTAAGTTGGGGCAGATTCTTTCTACACGCGCTGACCTGCTGACACCTGAGTATCAGGCTGAGTTTGCCAAACTTCAAGATCAAGCCTTACCTGTCCTAACCAATGCAATGGAGGACATCTTGGCAGAAGAACTAGGAAAACCAATCAATGCTGTGTTTGCAACATTTGATCCTACTCCGATCGCGGCAGCCTCAATTGGTCAAGTTTACACAGCAACGCTGCATGATGGAACAGAAGTTGTCGTCAAGGTACGCCGACCTGGGATTGTTGAGCAGGTTGAAGAGGATCTAGAAATTCTACAAAATCTAGCAGTTAGTGCTAGTTATCGTTGGGAACTTGCCAAGCAGTACGATGTGATTGGGTTGGCTCAGGAATTCGCGCAAACTCTTCGATCGGAACTAGACTACTTACGTGAAGGACGAAACGCTGAACGCTTTGCTAAAAATTTCGCTCACAATCCAAATGTTCATATCCCGCGAATTTTTTGGGAATCCACAACTTCACGGGTGCTAACAATGGAACGCATTCGAGGAATTAAAGTTAGCGATTTATCCGCTCTAAATGCGGCTGGAATTAACCGCAAGACACTGGCTGAACAAATTGCCCAACTGAATCTGCAAATGGTCTTCGAGGACGGCTTTTTCCATGCAGATCCGCATCCAGGCAATTTTTTCATTGAACCCAACGGACGAATTGGCTTGATTGACTTTGGCATGGTAGGCAACTTAGATGCAAACACCCAAGAGCACCTTGCGGCAATCCTTCTAGCCGTAATTAGCCAGGATGCGAATCGCCTAGTAGACGCATTCCTAGAGCTTGGTTTCGCTCAACAGACCGTAGACCGCACTTTATTAAGGCGAGACTTGCAATATTTGGTTTCCCACTATTATGGACAGCCACTTGGAGAAATTGCGATCGGCAAGATTCTCAACGAGATGCTAGATGTTGTCCGCCGCCATCACTTACAGTTGCCGTCAAACCTGGGCTTGTTTTTCAAGGCTGGAATCATCAATGAAGGAGTCGTTGCACACCTTGATCCATCGGTTAGCGTCACAGCATTGCTGATGCCCTATGTTGAGAAATTACTACTCCGGCAGTATTCTCCGACGCTTTGGGCACAACGGCTCAGTGAAGCGAGCTTGTACGCTACTCAGTGGGGAGTGGAATTACCCCGAAAGTTAAAGTATATCGTTGGTGAACTAGAACGCGGCAATCTGCGGATAAATACACAATTGACCAACGGCGAACCAATTGTTCGCCGATTTGAACGGTTCACAAACCGGATTGTGTTGAGCATTATTACGGCTGCTTTAATCAATAGCTTGGCAGTTTTAATGTTGATTTATCATCCAGCCAATTGGGAGAAATGGGCAGGTTATTTCTTCACAGTTGGATTCATTGCAGCCAGCACATTCGGAATTTATCTGATCTGGAGTACTCTTCGCTCAAAACACTAGTTCAGTTAGTTTTCAAGCACACAGATACATACATAAATCCGCACGAAGTAGGTTGGAGGTAGCAATGCTTTCTAGAAAATCAAAGTTCCTTCGGATTGGTCAAGTCGCTATTCAAAGCGGTGTCCCGATTAAAACACTTCGTTATTACGACGAGCTAGGATTGTTGAAACCGCCTATTCGTAGTCGTGGTGGCTTTCGTCTGTTTTCCCCTGAAGTGTTCGATCGTCTGATGCTAATTAAAGGTGCTCAGATTCTAGGCTTAAACCTTCAGGAAATTAAAGAATTGCTGCAAATTTGTGAGCAATGCAAATGTCCTAGCGAAACAGACAAACAGAAGCTAGAAACCCTGCTCCAGGAAATTGACTACCGAATCTTGCAGTTGCGGTTTTTACAAGCTGAATTTGCAACTGCGATCGCCGCTTTTAATCACAGTTAGAGATAGTACATATAAACGGAAACAAATCTACAGAGACTTTATGTGTACCTTACCGAGTAAAGAGAAATGAAGAAGTGTTTCAGTTTCGGGCAATCCAGCGTTACTCATAACTTTCTCGGATTCTTTTGCAAGGCTAGAGTATTGGGACTTGCAAAATTAAATCCGTATTGAGAAGGTTACTGCGTAATGACTCAACTACTTCCAAAACCTTCGGAGAAAGATTCTTTACCTGACTTGCCGGACTCTGAGCAGTCACTAAAAACCTCTTGGAAAAAACGTTTACTAATTGGTACAAGTCTTGCGATCGCTGCTGGCGGACTCACCACCTGGTACTTTCTCTCCCGCCCTAAACCAGTCGATCTCCAGTTGAGCGGTCGCATCGAAGGCTATCAAACTGATGTTGGTGCCAAAATCGGGGGGCGGGTCAACTATATCGCTGTGCGGGAAGGCGATCAAGTGAAAACAGGTCAAGTGGTGGCTCGACTGAATGATGACGAAGTTCAGGCTCAACTGCGCGGCGCACAAGCTCGGCTGACGGCTGCCCAGCAGCAGGAAAATCAGTCTCGTCTACAAATTCAAGTGGTTGAAAGCCAGATTCAGCAAGCCCGATTGACGCTGGAGCAATCTCAGGGCGATCAACAGGGACGCATTTTTCAAGCAGATTCTACCGTAGCAGCAGCAGAGGCACAACTGAAGCAGGCGCAGGCGCAATTGAAGTTAGCGCGGGTGAACCGAGATCGCTTTGCTCAACTGGTGCGAGAGGGCGCAGCAACTCGGCAGCAGTTCGATCAAGCCCAGACCAACTACGAAACCGCTCAAGCGACTGTAGAAGCCAACCAAAAGCAGGTAGATGCTGCCCGTGGTGGCTTGACCCTGGCACAAACTTCTAGCTTGAACCCTGACATTCGTAATGCTCAAGTCTCCGGACTGCTACAACAGCGCCAACAGGCTTACGCTCAATTAAAAGCGGCTCAAGCCGAGGTTAAAAATGCCCAGGCAGCAATCCAGCAGATTCAGGCACAAATCGCGTATCTGAATGTGATTAGCCCAATTAACGGTGTAGTGACGGCTCGCAGTGTGGAACCGGGCGCAGTGGTCAGTAGCGGTAGAACGCTGCTGTCTGTCGTAAATCTCAATACGGTCTATCTCAGAGGTTTCATTCCAGAGGGTAGCATTGGCAAGGTGCGAGTCGGTCAGAAGGCAACTGTGTTTTTAGATTCTGATCCCAACAAACCTCTAAACTCAACCGTTGCCGCGATCGATCCACAAGCCTCGTTCACACCAGAAAACATTTACTTCCGCGACGATCGCGTTCAGCAAGTCTTTGGGATCAAACTCCAGATTGAGAACCCATCCGGCTTCGCCAAGCCTGGAATGCCAGCGGACGCGACCATTCTCACCGAGCAGAGGTAATCTTTATGAGCCTGACGCTAAGTGAACAAAATTTTTCACCTGCTTTCTCTCCCTCAAGTTCTACAGCCGTCATTCAAGTACAAGGGTTGCACAAACGTTACGGTCGATTGGCAGCCGTGCGTGGAATTGACTTTGAAGTTTATGCAGGTGAAATTTTTGGATTGATCGGACCTGATGGAGCGGGCAAAACCACCACGTTTCAAATTCTAGCAGGCGTGATGGAAGCAACAATGGGAAATGTTCAGGTTCTCAATCGTTCTCCTCGCAATGCTCGACTAGAAACTGGCTACCTGACTCAACAATTCTCCCTCTACCTCGATCTCAGCATTGACGAGAATCTACGCTATGTGGCTGGCTTGCGCCAGGTTCCCGATCGCGTCTTTCAAGAGCGACGGGCAAAATACTTGAAATTAATGAATCTAGAAAGGTTTGGGAACCGCTTGGCAGGACAACTCTCTGGTGGAATGAAGCAGAAGTTAGCCCTTTGCTGTGCCCTCGTGTCTCAGCCTCAAGTATTGCTCCTAGATGAACCCACGACTGGCGTTGATCCTGTTTCTCGACGTGAGTTTTGGGATGTCCTTGCAGCGCTTTCAAAAGAAGGGGTGACGATCGTGGTTGCCACGCCTTATCTAGATGAGGCAGAACGCTGTCATCGAATTGCTTTAATGTACGAGGGGCAGATTCAGCAAACCGGAACCCTGGCTGAACTCAGGGCTAATTTAGGTTTGCAGCGATTGGAAGTGCGGAGTAATGATATCACTCTCACAGAGCAAACGTTATTAGACATTGCATCCAGTAATACGACAGGAATTCAGGATGTGCAAACCTTTGGCGATCGCCTAGATGTCTTAGTCAAAAACGCCCAAACCGACAAAGCTCAAATTCAGTCAGCCCTTCGTCAGCACAACTTACAAATTACCATTCAACAAACCGAGACAACCCTAGAAAATGTCTTCGTTAGTCGCCTCAGACAACAAGGCTCTGATCCGCCGTTTATTCCCTTTCCACGCTCACTTAGAAAGCATTCCAGATCCAGTTCAAACCCTCAAACTTCAAACCTGGCGATCGCTGCTCATAATCTCAAAAAAACCTTTGGCACATTCCAATCTGTGAAAGGGGTGGAACTAGAGATTCAGTATGGAGAGATTTACGGATTGTTAGGAGCAAACGGAGCAGGGAAAACTACCACGATTAAGATGCTCTGTGGGTTACTGTCTCCCACTAGCGGAGAAGTGATTTTGGCAGGACAGCGCAACAATTTACGAAACCCAGAAGTACGGCGACGCATTGGCTACATGAGCCAGAAGTTTACCCTTTACGACGATTTGAGTGTTGTGCAAAACTTGGAATTTTACTGCGGGGTGTATGGGGTGCCAACTTCCCAACGACGCAGTAGGATTGATTGGGTTTTAGCAACTTGTGGTTTAGTAGGTCAGGAA
Proteins encoded:
- a CDS encoding cation-transporting P-type ATPase, encoding MNHPALLFWNISVAESLQQLQTTPNGLTNDEVARRLTRYGFNRLKPKQQSTILTLLLAQFKSLISSF
- a CDS encoding ABC1 kinase family protein, with protein sequence MGRSKNSHFNRYSQIANIVARHGLGYFVGILGLERFVPFHQGLLGHSRRTEPYTQPEHIRMAFEELGPTFIKLGQILSTRADLLTPEYQAEFAKLQDQALPVLTNAMEDILAEELGKPINAVFATFDPTPIAAASIGQVYTATLHDGTEVVVKVRRPGIVEQVEEDLEILQNLAVSASYRWELAKQYDVIGLAQEFAQTLRSELDYLREGRNAERFAKNFAHNPNVHIPRIFWESTTSRVLTMERIRGIKVSDLSALNAAGINRKTLAEQIAQLNLQMVFEDGFFHADPHPGNFFIEPNGRIGLIDFGMVGNLDANTQEHLAAILLAVISQDANRLVDAFLELGFAQQTVDRTLLRRDLQYLVSHYYGQPLGEIAIGKILNEMLDVVRRHHLQLPSNLGLFFKAGIINEGVVAHLDPSVSVTALLMPYVEKLLLRQYSPTLWAQRLSEASLYATQWGVELPRKLKYIVGELERGNLRINTQLTNGEPIVRRFERFTNRIVLSIITAALINSLAVLMLIYHPANWEKWAGYFFTVGFIAASTFGIYLIWSTLRSKH
- a CDS encoding ATP-binding cassette domain-containing protein, with protein sequence MSLTLSEQNFSPAFSPSSSTAVIQVQGLHKRYGRLAAVRGIDFEVYAGEIFGLIGPDGAGKTTTFQILAGVMEATMGNVQVLNRSPRNARLETGYLTQQFSLYLDLSIDENLRYVAGLRQVPDRVFQERRAKYLKLMNLERFGNRLAGQLSGGMKQKLALCCALVSQPQVLLLDEPTTGVDPVSRREFWDVLAALSKEGVTIVVATPYLDEAERCHRIALMYEGQIQQTGTLAELRANLGLQRLEVRSNDITLTEQTLLDIASSNTTGIQDVQTFGDRLDVLVKNAQTDKAQIQSALRQHNLQITIQQTETTLENVFVSRLRQQGSDPPFIPFPRSLRKHSRSSSNPQTSNLAIAAHNLKKTFGTFQSVKGVELEIQYGEIYGLLGANGAGKTTTIKMLCGLLSPTSGEVILAGQRNNLRNPEVRRRIGYMSQKFTLYDDLSVVQNLEFYCGVYGVPTSQRRSRIDWVLATCGLVGQEDMITGRLPGGWKQRVAFGASVMHEPEILFLDEPTSGVDPLARRQFWRLIEDFARQGTAVLVTTHYLEEAEHCHRMGFMVAGEVVAQGSPSQIKAEQPGQLVELVIDQAQTASDLLKLHLEPWRVSLFGDRLHLVLNNLDQDLPRIRALLQDADLPIRRFRTIPFSLEDAFIGIVQRAIER
- a CDS encoding cation transporting ATPase C-terminal domain-containing protein; the protein is MLLRTGWFIESIISASMIVLVIRTRKPFFKSQPGRLLLIATLLVAGGTLLMPFTPLATPFNFQLLPISFFLLIGIIIIVYIVVADTMKRFFYQRVKF
- a CDS encoding HlyD family secretion protein; amino-acid sequence: MTQLLPKPSEKDSLPDLPDSEQSLKTSWKKRLLIGTSLAIAAGGLTTWYFLSRPKPVDLQLSGRIEGYQTDVGAKIGGRVNYIAVREGDQVKTGQVVARLNDDEVQAQLRGAQARLTAAQQQENQSRLQIQVVESQIQQARLTLEQSQGDQQGRIFQADSTVAAAEAQLKQAQAQLKLARVNRDRFAQLVREGAATRQQFDQAQTNYETAQATVEANQKQVDAARGGLTLAQTSSLNPDIRNAQVSGLLQQRQQAYAQLKAAQAEVKNAQAAIQQIQAQIAYLNVISPINGVVTARSVEPGAVVSSGRTLLSVVNLNTVYLRGFIPEGSIGKVRVGQKATVFLDSDPNKPLNSTVAAIDPQASFTPENIYFRDDRVQQVFGIKLQIENPSGFAKPGMPADATILTEQR
- a CDS encoding MerR family transcriptional regulator, translating into MLSRKSKFLRIGQVAIQSGVPIKTLRYYDELGLLKPPIRSRGGFRLFSPEVFDRLMLIKGAQILGLNLQEIKELLQICEQCKCPSETDKQKLETLLQEIDYRILQLRFLQAEFATAIAAFNHS
- a CDS encoding phosphoketolase family protein — protein: MTVIPVKQTASLTAEELRKMQAYWQAANYLSVGQIYLLDNPLLREPLKLEHVKPRLLGHWGTTPGLNLIYVHFNRLIKRHDLNVIYVAGPGHGGPGLVANTYLEGTYSEFYPNISQDLEGMKLLFKQFSFPGGIPSHVAPETPGSIHEGGELGYALLHAYGAAFDNPDLLVCCVVGDGEAETGALATSWHSNKFLNPARDGAVLPILHLNGYKIANPTILARLDQEELEALFVGYGYKPYFVEGDDPETVHQLLAGTLDTIVAEIKTIQQDARINGFSKRPRHPMLILRTPKGWTGPKIVDGIPVENTFRSHQVPLAELASQPEHLKLLEDWLRSYQPEKLFDQTGKLIEELAELAPQGDRRMGANPHANGGLLLKDLKLPNFRDYAVEVPNPGTTTAESTRIMGQFLRDVMKLNLDRQNFRVMSPDENNSNRWNAILEVIDRVSTAEILPTDDHLSPDGRVIEVLSEQMCQGWLEGYLLTGRHGFFSCYEAFIHIIDSMFNQHAKWLKVTRHIPWRRSIASLNYLLTSHVWRQDHNGFSHQDPGFIDHVVNKKADVIRVYLPPDANTLLSVTDHCLRSRHYVNLIIAGKQPELQWLDMESAIKHCTAGIGIWEWASNDRGSEPDVVMGCAGDVPTLETLAAVDLLRQHFPDLKVRVVNVVDLMKLQPEEEHPHGLSHKEFDTIFTTDKPIVFAYHGYPWLIHRLTYRRTNHKNLHVRGYKEEGTTTTPFDMVVLNDLDRFHLVLDVIDRVPKLGYTAAYTQQFIRDKLIEHRQYITQYGEDMPEIRNWKWQH